From Humisphaera borealis, the proteins below share one genomic window:
- a CDS encoding DNA alkylation repair protein yields MPNAGPAARISAIPQDVLIRLNNGTMAARNLVEGLAVDFQKLMQAVAPGVRPESLASIDPALGITRRMALAAQCLLDHSKPKDLRKLSQSPSDTVRGWAAYVVGLTPGISLEDRLSRIRPLADDPHFGVREWAWLAVRPHVAANIEAAISLLTPWTADASPAIRRFASEVTRPRGVWCSHINLLKTTPELALPILEPLRADGEKYVQDSVANWLNDAGKSQPKWVKTLCKRWQKDSKSLATARICKRAMRSL; encoded by the coding sequence ATGCCAAACGCCGGCCCGGCTGCCCGCATCTCAGCCATTCCCCAGGACGTTCTGATCCGGCTGAACAACGGCACCATGGCGGCCCGAAACCTGGTCGAAGGCCTGGCCGTCGATTTCCAGAAGTTGATGCAGGCCGTGGCTCCCGGCGTTCGGCCTGAAAGCCTTGCTTCGATTGATCCGGCGCTGGGCATCACCCGCCGAATGGCGCTAGCGGCGCAGTGTCTGCTCGACCATTCCAAGCCGAAGGACCTCAGGAAGCTTTCGCAAAGTCCGAGCGACACCGTCCGCGGCTGGGCGGCGTATGTTGTCGGTCTCACGCCCGGCATCTCCCTGGAAGATCGGTTGTCGCGCATCCGCCCGCTGGCCGACGATCCGCACTTCGGCGTGCGTGAATGGGCGTGGCTCGCGGTTCGGCCGCACGTTGCCGCCAACATCGAAGCCGCGATCTCACTGCTGACGCCATGGACCGCCGACGCCTCGCCGGCGATCAGACGGTTTGCCAGCGAAGTCACCCGGCCGCGGGGCGTCTGGTGCAGTCACATCAACCTGCTCAAGACAACGCCGGAGTTGGCGTTGCCGATCCTGGAACCGCTGCGGGCCGACGGGGAGAAATACGTGCAGGATTCGGTCGCGAACTGGCTGAACGACGCCGGTAAGTCGCAGCCGAAATGGGTGAAGACGTTGTGCAAACGCTGGCAGAAGGATTCGAAGTCATTGGCGACGGCGCGAATCTGTAAACGGGCGATGCGAAGCTTGTAG
- a CDS encoding GNAT family N-acetyltransferase has product MPDPDIIIAPATRADVPIIHRFVTLLAEYEKLSDQMVATEAMFADTLFGDRPYAEVLIARYRGEPAGFALFFHNYSTWLAKPGIYLEDLFVLPELRGKGIGKALLVALAKVASARDCGRMEWSVLDWNTPSIEFYESLGAVRMKEWNLYRLTAPGIAKLAE; this is encoded by the coding sequence ATGCCCGATCCTGACATCATTATCGCCCCGGCGACCCGCGCCGATGTTCCGATCATCCATCGCTTCGTAACGCTCCTCGCCGAGTACGAGAAGCTGTCCGACCAGATGGTGGCGACGGAAGCGATGTTTGCCGATACCCTCTTCGGCGACCGGCCTTACGCCGAGGTGCTGATCGCCCGTTACCGTGGCGAGCCGGCCGGTTTTGCGTTGTTCTTCCACAACTATTCGACCTGGCTCGCCAAGCCGGGCATCTACCTGGAAGACTTGTTCGTGTTGCCCGAGCTTCGCGGCAAGGGTATCGGCAAAGCGTTATTGGTCGCGCTGGCAAAGGTCGCCAGTGCTCGCGACTGCGGGCGTATGGAATGGTCGGTGCTCGACTGGAACACGCCGTCGATTGAGTTCTACGAGAGCCTGGGCGCAGTCCGGATGAAGGAGTGGAACCTCTACCGGCTGACGGCACCCGGCATCGCGAAATTGGCGGAATGA
- the rfbD gene encoding dTDP-4-dehydrorhamnose reductase: MPLYDSILIAGGNGMLAYAIKQTLAARGHKFASIDVDTHDLTKEADVSRAFDEFKPTLVLNCAAFTNVDKCEEVPDVANAVNGTLVGLLAKACGKANAALVHYSTDYVFNGKTGEPWKATDPLEPLSAYGRSKLLGEQMLQQNAPKRWMIARTQWLYGPHGKNFVETMLGAAKAGKPLKVVADQIGSPTYTFDLADATFNVLDNGGNGVWHLSNAGKTSWFGFTQGIMQAFGVTPASLDPSTSAEWKQVKPNAAHRPAWSVFDLSPYEKLVGKPMPTWEQGLAKYAALPRPA, from the coding sequence ATGCCTCTCTACGACTCCATCCTCATCGCCGGCGGTAATGGCATGCTGGCATACGCCATCAAGCAGACCCTCGCCGCCCGCGGACACAAGTTCGCCTCGATCGATGTTGATACGCACGACCTGACGAAGGAAGCCGATGTCAGCCGCGCGTTCGACGAGTTCAAGCCGACGCTGGTGCTCAACTGCGCCGCGTTCACGAACGTGGACAAGTGCGAGGAAGTGCCGGATGTCGCCAACGCCGTCAACGGCACGCTCGTCGGTCTGCTCGCCAAGGCATGTGGCAAGGCGAACGCCGCACTGGTGCATTACAGCACCGACTACGTCTTCAACGGCAAGACCGGCGAACCCTGGAAGGCGACCGATCCGCTCGAACCCCTCAGCGCGTACGGCAGGAGCAAGCTACTCGGCGAGCAGATGCTGCAGCAGAACGCGCCCAAACGGTGGATGATCGCCCGTACGCAATGGCTCTACGGCCCGCACGGGAAGAACTTCGTCGAGACCATGCTCGGCGCGGCTAAAGCCGGCAAGCCGCTGAAGGTGGTTGCCGACCAGATCGGTTCGCCGACGTACACGTTCGACCTCGCCGACGCCACGTTCAATGTGCTCGACAACGGCGGTAACGGCGTCTGGCACCTGAGCAACGCCGGCAAGACGAGCTGGTTCGGCTTCACCCAGGGGATCATGCAGGCGTTCGGCGTGACGCCGGCCTCGCTCGATCCCAGCACCAGCGCCGAATGGAAGCAGGTCAAGCCCAACGCGGCGCACCGCCCGGCGTGGAGCGTGTTTGACCTGTCGCCTTACGAGAAGCTTGTCGGCAAGCCCATGCCGACGTGGGAACAGGGACTGGCCAAGTACGCCGCGTTGCCGCGCCCGGCCTGA
- a CDS encoding MBL fold metallo-hydrolase produces the protein MQVLTARGGLFSTNCFLIADEVAKQAVIFDAPDNTVGVLLDQARKNGWNVIGLWLTHGHVDHIADHAAITEAFPEAKVLVHRLDEPKLLKPNSMFPLPFSIPARKADAYVDDGDVLKLGSLKVEVIHTPGHSPGHVCYHFADQKLLVGGDLIICGAVGRTDFPDCSHPALNASIRRIMRLPGDTRLLPGHCTPSTLAHELQTNEYVREAVEEPLG, from the coding sequence ATGCAAGTTCTCACCGCCCGAGGCGGGCTGTTCTCGACCAATTGCTTCCTGATCGCCGACGAAGTTGCGAAGCAGGCGGTGATCTTTGATGCGCCGGACAACACCGTCGGCGTACTGCTAGACCAGGCCAGGAAGAATGGCTGGAACGTGATCGGCCTTTGGCTCACACACGGCCACGTCGACCACATTGCCGATCACGCCGCCATCACCGAGGCATTTCCGGAGGCAAAGGTGCTTGTGCATCGGCTGGACGAGCCGAAGCTTCTCAAGCCCAATTCCATGTTCCCGCTCCCGTTCAGCATTCCGGCCCGCAAGGCCGACGCTTACGTAGACGACGGAGACGTGCTGAAGCTTGGCAGCTTGAAAGTGGAGGTCATCCACACGCCAGGCCATAGCCCCGGGCATGTCTGTTACCACTTCGCCGATCAGAAGCTGCTCGTCGGCGGCGATCTGATCATCTGTGGTGCGGTTGGTCGGACGGACTTCCCCGATTGCAGCCACCCCGCGTTAAACGCGTCCATTCGCCGCATCATGAGGCTGCCCGGGGATACCCGTCTGCTTCCCGGCCATTGCACGCCGAGTACTCTGGCACATGAGCTACAGACGAACGAATATGTCCGCGAGGCCGTTGAAGAACCCCTGGGCTAG
- a CDS encoding endo-1,4-beta-xylanase, which yields MPVKFEIYRNGARLTAFEPVAAMAIGPESVPVPGEILFRDGLLIVNRKDDHAVGIALLWDVGPLGSFILETTRLQPREKPYVLNVELARFRLMKIVQKQEDWNLFDFPKFEKFLQKLHEGQMLFAETLGKLHDPAVAAGLADRALEMAIDLSEQLATFHTDLLLNRRKQTNGFVKHVFGCRIDPQVNNERYREMVATQFDYAVVPMSWKEVQPQEQSFNPAPVDEWVEFLSKRRVPTIAGPLVRLDSQNVPDWMVIWEHDFDMLREMAYDYVQKMVTRYRKAVAVWNVVAGIQSNTAFSLSFEQIIELTRLLVSQVKTLLPGARTLVTITHPFGEYHARGRGGAPAGVPPMLYAEMLANAGIAFEAFGLEIELGVPTTGNFNRDLFQMSCALDKFATLGKPVFITAIGVPGRHNADPGDVTGGRLNPDQAGRWHRPWDPQLQAEWMDAVYQMALSKPFVEAIAWNNLTDVKPSLPGGGLLDDMLQPKAAFTKLQQLREKFRPPPVQVPTAHGAPAQPATPPTPPPLPRK from the coding sequence ATGCCAGTCAAGTTTGAGATCTATCGCAACGGCGCCCGGCTGACGGCTTTCGAACCCGTCGCCGCGATGGCGATCGGGCCCGAAAGCGTTCCCGTCCCCGGTGAGATTCTGTTCCGCGACGGCCTGCTGATCGTCAATCGCAAGGACGACCATGCCGTGGGTATCGCGCTCCTGTGGGACGTCGGCCCGCTCGGCAGCTTCATCCTGGAAACCACCCGTCTACAGCCGAGGGAGAAGCCTTATGTTCTCAACGTCGAGCTGGCGCGATTCCGGCTGATGAAGATCGTTCAGAAGCAGGAAGACTGGAACCTCTTCGATTTTCCAAAGTTCGAGAAGTTCCTTCAGAAACTGCACGAGGGTCAGATGCTGTTCGCCGAGACGCTCGGCAAACTGCATGATCCCGCCGTCGCCGCCGGCCTGGCCGATCGCGCGCTGGAGATGGCAATCGATCTGTCGGAGCAGCTGGCGACGTTCCATACCGACCTCCTGCTGAACCGGCGCAAGCAGACGAACGGTTTCGTGAAGCATGTCTTCGGGTGCCGGATCGACCCGCAGGTGAACAATGAGCGCTATCGCGAGATGGTCGCGACGCAGTTCGACTATGCCGTCGTACCGATGAGCTGGAAGGAAGTGCAGCCGCAGGAGCAGTCGTTCAACCCGGCCCCGGTCGATGAGTGGGTCGAGTTCCTGAGCAAACGCCGCGTGCCGACGATCGCCGGCCCGCTGGTACGGCTCGACTCGCAGAACGTCCCGGACTGGATGGTCATCTGGGAACACGACTTCGACATGCTCCGGGAGATGGCGTACGACTACGTGCAGAAGATGGTGACGCGCTATCGCAAGGCGGTGGCGGTCTGGAATGTGGTCGCGGGGATACAGTCGAACACGGCGTTTTCGCTGAGTTTCGAGCAGATTATCGAGCTGACTCGCCTGTTGGTATCGCAGGTGAAAACGCTTCTGCCGGGTGCCCGCACCCTGGTGACGATCACCCATCCGTTCGGCGAGTACCATGCCCGCGGACGCGGCGGCGCGCCCGCCGGTGTACCGCCGATGTTGTACGCCGAGATGCTCGCCAATGCCGGAATTGCCTTCGAAGCATTCGGGCTGGAAATTGAGCTGGGCGTGCCGACGACCGGGAACTTCAACCGGGATCTGTTCCAGATGAGCTGCGCGCTCGACAAGTTTGCCACCCTCGGAAAGCCCGTGTTCATCACGGCGATCGGCGTGCCAGGGCGGCACAATGCCGATCCGGGCGACGTCACCGGCGGTCGGCTGAACCCCGATCAGGCCGGTCGCTGGCACCGGCCGTGGGATCCGCAGCTTCAGGCCGAATGGATGGACGCGGTGTATCAGATGGCGCTCAGCAAGCCGTTCGTCGAGGCGATCGCCTGGAACAACCTGACGGACGTCAAACCGTCCCTGCCGGGTGGCGGACTGCTCGACGACATGTTGCAGCCCAAGGCGGCGTTTACCAAGCTGCAGCAGCTGCGCGAGAAGTTTCGACCGCCGCCGGTGCAGGTTCCGACGGCGCATGGTGCCCCCGCGCAACCGGCTACGCCGCCCACACCGCCGCCCCTTCCGAGGAAATAG
- a CDS encoding ComEA family DNA-binding protein encodes MQYQPDDQASTTGAPPLSSDPGRPDASSTVTRRTTLAERLAWTPRQRRGMAVVLAFVLGVLTWRAIRNPSHITDPQPVRPSRFDELADRLNPNTATWQELAAIPSLGEKRAKAIVEHRLDWMSRHPGQLPYGELLDLAAVSGIGGTMLEQIRPHLIFPAPTTTQAAR; translated from the coding sequence ATGCAGTACCAGCCGGACGACCAAGCCAGCACAACCGGCGCACCTCCGTTGTCGAGCGATCCGGGCCGTCCGGACGCGTCTTCGACAGTGACGCGCCGGACCACACTCGCCGAGCGGCTGGCGTGGACGCCTCGACAGCGGCGGGGGATGGCGGTCGTGCTTGCCTTCGTACTTGGTGTTCTCACCTGGCGCGCGATCCGCAATCCGAGCCACATCACAGATCCCCAACCCGTTCGGCCTTCGAGATTCGATGAGTTGGCGGATCGGCTCAATCCCAATACCGCCACCTGGCAGGAATTGGCCGCGATTCCGTCCCTCGGCGAGAAGCGCGCCAAGGCGATCGTCGAGCACCGCCTCGACTGGATGAGCCGGCACCCGGGTCAGCTTCCCTATGGCGAGTTGCTCGACCTTGCCGCCGTCAGCGGCATCGGCGGAACCATGCTCGAGCAGATCAGGCCCCATCTGATCTTCCCCGCACCGACAACAACTCAAGCCGCCCGCTGA
- the uvrB gene encoding excinuclease ABC subunit UvrB produces the protein MPDFQVVSKYSPQGDQPQAIDKLVAGVHEGKKFQTLMGVTGSGKTFSMAHTVARLNRPTLVISHNKTLAAQLYEEFKELFPHNAVGYFVSYYDYYQPEAYIPQRDIYIEKDASRNDDLDRLRLSATSNLVSRRDVLIVASVSCIFGLGSPESYQKSVLPIRKDVETDRDDMLKRLIELQYSRNDMDFKRATFRVRGDVVELQPSYEEFAYRIEFFGDEITNIDSINPLTGEILGNHESIFIYPAVHYVMPEDKVESAIQAIKNELEMRVIALKNDGKLLEAQRLMARTKYDLEMIQEVGYCGGIENYSRHLDGRQPGEKPSTLLDYFSDDYLLVIDESHVTLPQIKAMYNGDRQRKEVLVEHGFRLPSALDNRPLKFEEFEQMINQCVYVSATPGKLELERTGGEVIEQIIRPTGLIDPVIEIHPAQGQVPHLLASIKDRVASGERVLVTALTKRLSEDLAAYIQEAGLRGRYLHSEIQTLERVEILSDLRKGDFDVLIGVNLLREGLDLPEVSLVAILDADKAGFLRSETSLIQTIGRAARNVNAKVLLYADSVTPAMQNAIDETTRRRVVQLKYNADHGITPQTVKKAIRTSLESEMKARKTARDAIHADEGGFDQTEILRLLEEEMLDAARNLEFERAAQLRDKINEIKGAPTISGDALAPTEAEERQSKIWQPKNKGKGKRNKTAK, from the coding sequence ATGCCAGATTTTCAGGTCGTCAGTAAGTACTCCCCGCAGGGCGATCAGCCACAGGCGATCGACAAGCTCGTCGCCGGCGTTCACGAGGGAAAGAAGTTCCAGACGCTCATGGGCGTTACTGGGTCGGGCAAGACGTTCTCCATGGCCCACACGGTGGCCAGGCTCAACCGGCCGACGCTGGTCATCAGCCACAACAAGACACTGGCGGCCCAGCTTTATGAAGAGTTCAAGGAACTGTTTCCCCACAACGCGGTGGGATACTTCGTCAGCTACTACGACTACTACCAGCCCGAGGCGTATATCCCGCAGCGGGACATCTACATCGAGAAAGACGCCAGCCGCAACGACGATCTCGACCGGCTTCGATTGTCGGCGACGAGCAATCTCGTCAGCCGTCGCGACGTGCTGATCGTTGCGAGCGTCTCGTGCATCTTCGGCCTTGGTTCGCCGGAAAGTTATCAGAAGAGCGTGCTGCCGATCCGCAAGGACGTCGAGACCGACCGCGACGACATGCTGAAACGGCTTATCGAACTGCAATACAGCCGCAATGACATGGACTTCAAACGCGCCACGTTCCGCGTTCGCGGCGATGTTGTCGAACTACAGCCGAGCTACGAAGAGTTCGCGTATCGCATTGAGTTCTTCGGCGACGAGATCACCAACATCGACTCGATCAACCCGCTGACCGGCGAAATCCTTGGCAATCACGAGTCGATCTTCATTTACCCGGCCGTGCATTACGTGATGCCGGAAGACAAGGTGGAGAGCGCGATCCAGGCGATCAAGAATGAACTTGAGATGCGGGTGATTGCGCTCAAGAACGACGGCAAGCTGCTCGAGGCGCAACGCCTGATGGCCCGCACCAAGTACGACCTGGAGATGATCCAGGAGGTCGGCTACTGCGGCGGGATCGAAAACTACAGCCGGCACCTCGACGGTCGTCAGCCCGGCGAGAAGCCTTCCACGCTGCTCGACTACTTTTCCGACGACTACCTGCTCGTCATCGATGAATCCCACGTCACGCTGCCGCAGATCAAGGCGATGTACAACGGCGACCGCCAGCGGAAGGAGGTGCTTGTCGAGCACGGCTTTCGGCTTCCCAGCGCGCTCGACAACCGCCCGCTGAAGTTCGAAGAGTTCGAGCAGATGATCAACCAGTGCGTTTATGTCTCGGCGACGCCGGGCAAGCTGGAACTGGAACGCACCGGCGGCGAAGTGATCGAACAGATCATCCGCCCAACCGGCTTGATCGATCCGGTCATCGAAATCCACCCCGCGCAAGGCCAGGTGCCGCACCTGCTGGCATCGATCAAAGATCGCGTGGCGTCGGGCGAGCGCGTACTTGTCACGGCATTGACGAAGAGGCTCAGTGAAGACCTGGCGGCTTACATCCAGGAAGCGGGGCTACGCGGGCGATACCTGCACAGCGAGATCCAGACGCTCGAACGGGTCGAGATCCTCAGCGACCTCCGCAAGGGCGACTTCGACGTACTGATCGGCGTCAACCTGCTTCGTGAAGGGCTCGACCTGCCGGAAGTGTCGCTCGTAGCGATCCTCGACGCCGACAAGGCGGGGTTCCTGCGATCGGAAACGTCGCTCATCCAGACCATCGGCCGGGCCGCGCGAAACGTGAATGCCAAGGTGCTGCTCTACGCCGACAGCGTCACGCCGGCCATGCAGAACGCGATCGACGAAACCACCCGTCGCCGTGTCGTGCAGCTCAAGTACAACGCCGACCATGGCATTACCCCGCAGACAGTGAAGAAGGCGATCCGCACAAGCCTTGAGTCGGAGATGAAGGCCCGCAAGACGGCCCGCGATGCCATCCACGCCGACGAAGGCGGCTTCGACCAGACGGAGATCCTCCGTCTGCTCGAAGAGGAAATGCTCGATGCCGCCCGCAACCTGGAGTTCGAACGGGCTGCCCAGCTTCGCGACAAGATCAACGAGATCAAAGGCGCACCGACCATCAGCGGCGATGCCCTGGCTCCCACCGAGGCCGAGGAACGCCAGTCCAAGATCTGGCAGCCGAAGAACAAGGGCAAGGGAAAGCGGAACAAGACCGCGAAGTAG
- the nadC gene encoding carboxylating nicotinate-nucleotide diphosphorylase, which translates to MTFPFPPIDDLKELIQLARREDLGPGDGDDVTSRLTLPEDQIAVGTLLQKQIGVVCGLPIVEMVCRAYDERLRVEMIPGFHMEIIEGRYSDQRTTPLLRVRGPVRSLLSAERVILNFLQHMSGVATQTNRFVRRVAGTQAKIYDTRKTRPGFRSLDKYAVLSGGGENHRIGLFHGILAKDNHVAGVAVRDLRDWAIRLVARSRAESPDRFLEIEVTALDQLQELLKVEGIHCILLDNMDCPTMEQAVHMRDAAGRKGTLALEASGGVTLDTVRSIAMTGVERIAVGAVTHSAPALDISLEIET; encoded by the coding sequence ATGACTTTCCCATTCCCACCCATCGACGACCTCAAAGAACTCATCCAGCTCGCGCGCCGGGAAGACCTCGGCCCCGGCGATGGCGACGACGTCACCAGCCGTCTGACGCTTCCCGAAGACCAGATCGCCGTCGGCACACTCCTTCAGAAACAGATCGGCGTCGTCTGCGGGCTGCCGATCGTGGAGATGGTCTGCCGCGCCTACGACGAACGGCTTCGCGTCGAGATGATCCCCGGTTTTCACATGGAGATCATCGAAGGCCGCTACAGCGATCAGCGAACCACGCCGCTGCTTCGCGTCCGCGGACCCGTGCGGTCGCTCCTCTCGGCCGAGCGCGTCATCCTGAACTTCCTCCAGCACATGTCCGGCGTCGCGACGCAGACCAACCGGTTCGTCCGTCGAGTCGCCGGCACGCAGGCGAAAATCTACGACACCCGCAAGACACGCCCCGGCTTTCGCTCGCTTGACAAATATGCCGTGCTCTCCGGCGGTGGTGAAAATCACCGGATCGGCCTGTTTCATGGCATTCTCGCCAAAGACAACCACGTCGCCGGCGTCGCCGTTCGAGACCTTCGCGACTGGGCCATCAGGCTCGTCGCCCGTAGCCGGGCCGAGTCGCCGGACCGATTCCTGGAGATCGAGGTGACCGCGCTGGACCAGCTTCAGGAGCTTCTGAAGGTCGAGGGCATCCACTGCATCCTCCTCGACAACATGGACTGCCCGACCATGGAGCAGGCGGTCCACATGCGCGATGCGGCGGGGCGGAAGGGCACCCTGGCGCTCGAAGCCTCCGGCGGCGTCACCCTCGATACCGTCCGATCGATCGCCATGACCGGTGTAGAACGGATTGCCGTCGGCGCAGTAACACACTCGGCCCCGGCGCTGGACATCTCGCTTGAAATTGAGACGTAG
- a CDS encoding PQQ-dependent sugar dehydrogenase, which yields MLRSLLAVLVLAGLTGCGSGPRILPREERKVIDRKLIERPSGFDVELFAVGLDQPIATTFDGDGNLIIAEAGMNRCEPRIYGFTPDARRFDIYPFAKPLVPFLRKGTRLYGPVGGILVHNSTVYVSHRDENDFGVISALDYKGGIKTIVSGLPAQGENGVTDLAIDNRSGRLYFGVGSATNSGVVGIDDHQIGWPKHHPAFHDVFYTPDKPMKLLGRRFDSRNPAALWLMPDIAVTAPFQAFGQSTNTLISGATRESPKCNSAIFSVMPDGGDLRVEAHGIRLPRGLAFNEFGTLYFTNQGMELRGTRPVKDDPDVLARLFPGAWYGAFDFSTDLQPISNPRFQPPLKSILPTGYPDLSFLINHAESGLVAPDDRFAKNAILGVMPSQSGAAGMEFAPPDGPFRQFAGSAIVALSGDRWPFSASGEKLKGSIGFKLVRVDVDRAQVRDFVRNVQDGPSSRQGGGDQLLERPVDVKFGPDGALYILDLGEMEVVDGQVKSRSNTGRIYRVIPSREAATRGP from the coding sequence TTGTTGCGATCGCTTCTGGCGGTGCTGGTTCTTGCCGGTCTTACCGGGTGCGGCAGCGGACCGCGCATCCTGCCACGCGAAGAGCGCAAGGTCATCGACCGCAAGCTGATCGAACGCCCGAGCGGGTTTGATGTGGAGCTGTTTGCCGTCGGGCTCGATCAGCCGATCGCGACGACGTTCGACGGCGACGGCAACCTGATCATCGCCGAGGCCGGGATGAACCGGTGCGAACCCCGCATCTACGGGTTCACACCCGACGCGCGGCGGTTTGACATCTATCCCTTCGCAAAACCGCTGGTGCCGTTCCTGCGCAAGGGCACGCGGCTGTACGGGCCGGTCGGCGGCATCCTGGTGCACAACAGCACCGTGTACGTTTCGCACCGGGATGAGAACGACTTCGGCGTTATCAGCGCGCTCGATTACAAGGGCGGCATCAAGACGATCGTTTCCGGGCTGCCCGCGCAGGGCGAGAACGGTGTGACCGACCTGGCGATCGACAACCGCAGCGGCCGGCTCTACTTCGGCGTGGGTAGCGCGACCAACTCGGGCGTCGTCGGAATTGACGACCATCAGATCGGCTGGCCGAAACATCACCCCGCTTTCCACGACGTGTTCTACACGCCCGACAAGCCGATGAAGCTGCTGGGGCGTCGGTTCGATTCGCGGAATCCGGCGGCGCTATGGCTGATGCCGGACATCGCCGTTACCGCACCCTTTCAGGCGTTCGGGCAGAGCACTAATACGCTGATCTCGGGGGCGACCCGCGAGAGCCCCAAGTGCAACAGCGCGATCTTCTCGGTGATGCCTGACGGCGGCGATCTGCGGGTGGAAGCGCACGGTATTCGGCTTCCGCGGGGCCTGGCGTTCAACGAGTTCGGCACGCTCTACTTCACGAACCAGGGCATGGAGCTTCGCGGCACAAGGCCCGTGAAGGACGACCCGGACGTGCTGGCAAGATTGTTTCCGGGGGCCTGGTACGGTGCGTTCGACTTCAGCACCGACTTGCAGCCGATCAGCAATCCGCGGTTCCAGCCGCCGCTCAAGAGCATTCTGCCGACGGGATATCCGGACCTTTCGTTCCTGATCAATCATGCCGAGAGCGGGCTTGTTGCGCCCGACGACCGATTTGCCAAGAACGCGATTCTGGGTGTGATGCCGTCACAGTCTGGGGCGGCGGGCATGGAGTTCGCGCCGCCTGACGGCCCGTTCCGTCAGTTCGCCGGCAGCGCAATCGTGGCCTTGTCCGGCGACCGTTGGCCCTTCTCGGCGAGTGGCGAAAAGCTTAAGGGGTCGATCGGGTTCAAGCTGGTGCGAGTAGACGTGGACCGGGCGCAGGTTCGGGACTTTGTTCGAAACGTGCAGGACGGCCCGTCCAGCCGTCAGGGCGGCGGCGACCAGTTGCTCGAGCGTCCGGTGGACGTCAAGTTCGGGCCGGACGGGGCGCTTTACATCCTGGATCTCGGCGAGATGGAAGTCGTGGACGGGCAGGTGAAGTCGCGGAGCAATACGGGGCGGATCTACCGGGTGATTCCGTCGCGGGAAGCGGCGACGCGGGGACCGTAG
- the mdh gene encoding malate dehydrogenase, with amino-acid sequence MRRAKITIVGAGNVGATCAHWAASKELGDIVLLDIPEVNDPKDPTKKIPNTMPAGKALDLYEASPVEGFDSRITGVTDYAATKDSDVVIVTAGIPRKPGMSRDDLIAINTGIVKSVCENVAKTSPNAVIIVVSNPLDAMVYVAWKASGFPTHRVIGQAGVLDAARYRSFLAEEVGCSVEDVQALLLGGHGDDMVPLKRYTSAGGIPITQLVKADRLEEIIKRARNGGAEIVNLLKTGSAYYAPAAATVQMAEAIIKDKKRILPCAAYCDKEFGIGGFFVGVPCVLGTKGVEKVIEIELDADEKKMFQTSVDHVKELVAAVKL; translated from the coding sequence ATGCGTCGCGCCAAGATCACCATCGTCGGAGCCGGAAACGTCGGGGCCACCTGTGCCCATTGGGCCGCCAGCAAGGAGCTGGGCGATATCGTTCTGCTGGATATCCCGGAGGTCAACGACCCGAAGGACCCGACCAAGAAGATCCCCAACACCATGCCCGCCGGCAAGGCGCTGGACCTGTACGAAGCGAGCCCGGTCGAAGGGTTCGACAGCCGAATCACCGGCGTGACCGATTACGCCGCGACGAAGGACAGCGACGTGGTGATCGTGACGGCGGGCATCCCCCGCAAGCCGGGCATGAGCCGCGACGACCTGATCGCGATCAACACGGGCATCGTCAAGAGCGTGTGCGAGAACGTGGCCAAGACCAGCCCGAACGCGGTGATCATCGTGGTCAGCAACCCGCTGGACGCGATGGTGTACGTGGCCTGGAAGGCCAGCGGCTTCCCGACGCACCGGGTGATCGGGCAGGCCGGCGTGCTGGACGCGGCCCGCTACCGCTCGTTCCTGGCTGAAGAGGTCGGTTGCAGCGTGGAAGACGTGCAGGCGTTGCTGCTGGGCGGGCATGGCGACGACATGGTGCCGCTCAAGCGTTACACCTCGGCCGGCGGCATTCCGATCACGCAGCTCGTCAAGGCCGACCGGCTGGAGGAGATCATCAAGCGGGCCCGCAACGGCGGCGCCGAGATCGTCAACCTGCTGAAAACCGGCAGCGCCTACTACGCCCCCGCCGCCGCCACCGTGCAGATGGCCGAGGCGATCATCAAGGACAAGAAGCGCATCCTGCCGTGTGCGGCTTACTGCGACAAAGAGTTCGGCATCGGCGGGTTCTTCGTCGGTGTGCCGTGCGTGCTGGGCACCAAGGGTGTCGAGAAGGTGATCGAGATCGAGCTCGACGCCGACGAAAAGAAGATGTTCCAGACCAGCGTGGACCACGTGAAGGAACTGGTCGCCGCGGTCAAGCTGTAA